Proteins encoded together in one Triticum dicoccoides isolate Atlit2015 ecotype Zavitan chromosome 7B, WEW_v2.0, whole genome shotgun sequence window:
- the LOC119338368 gene encoding amino acid transporter AVT1I-like: MDTSTPSKSGTSFLKTCFNGVNALSGVGILSIPYALSQGGWLSVLMFTTIAVICFYTGILLQRCIDSSSLVKTYPDIGELAFGRKGRIIVAIFMYLELYLVAIDFMILEGDNLEKLFPSVDFHVAGLKIGGKQGFVLIFSLLVLPTTWFRSLSALAYVSVGGIMASVILIAAVIWVGAFDGVGFHERGVLVHWAGIPTAMSLYSFCFSGHAVFPMIYTGMSNRKMFPTVLLLCFIICTLSYGLMGVVGYLMYGESLKSQVTLNLPSRNLSSSIAIYTTLINPFTKFALLVTPIAEAIEDTLHVGKNKAVSVSIRTSLVVSTTIVALVVPYFAYAVALTGSFLSGTATMLLPCICYLKIRSRTCRKVGFEQVVCVGIIVVGVGLVVVGTSSSLKQIIQSL, translated from the exons ATGGACACCAGTACTCCTTCAAAGTCTGGGACGAGCTTCCTCAAAACTTGCTTCAATGGAGTTAACGCCCTCTCAG GGGTTGGGATATTATCGATTCCTTATGCATTGTCTCAAGGAGGATGGCTGAGCGTACTTATGTTCACAACTATAGCAGTTATCTGCTTCTACACTGGGATTCTCCTACAGAGATGCATAGATTCAAGCTCACTTGTTAAGACCTATCCTGATATAGGTGAACTGGCTTTTGGCCGGAAAGGAAGAATCATAGTAGCAATATTCATGTACCTGGAGCTGTACCTTGTGGCAATCGATTTCATGATACTGGAAGGTGATAACTTGGAGAAATTATTTCCAAGTGTCGACTTCCATGTTGCTGGACTCAAGATTGGAGGCAAGCAAGGGTTTGTTCTGATTTTCAGTCTGTTGGTTTTGCCAACGACATGGTTTCGGAGCTTAAGTGCGCTtgcgtacgtctctgttggaggaaTCATGGCCTCCGTTATTCTCATCGCTGCTGTTATCTGGGTAGGAGCATTTGATGGTGTTGGCTTCCACGAGAGAGGCGTGCTTGTCCACTGGGCTGGTATTCCAACTGCCATGAGCTTATACTCATTCTGTTTCAGCGGTCATGCTGTTTTCCCCATGATATACACTGGAATGAGCAACAGAAAAATGTTCCCAACA GTTCTGCTCCTCTGCTTCATCATCTGCACTCTCAGCTACGGACTGATGGGCGTCGTCGGGTACCTGATGTACGGCGAGTCACTGAAGTCCCAGGTGACGCTGAACCTACCGTCGAGGAACCTGAGCTCCAGCATCGCCATCTACACCACGCTGATCAACCCGTTCACCAAGTTCGCGCTGCTGGTCACCCCGATAGCGGAGGCGATCGAGGACACCCTCCACGTCGGCAAGAACAAGGCCGTCAGCGTCTCCATCAGGACCTCGCTGGTCGTCAGCACGACCATCGTGGCGCTCGTCGTGCCCTACTTCGCCTACGCGGTCGCGCTCACCGGCTCGTTCCTGAGCGGCACCGCCACGATGCTGCTGCCGTGCATCTGCTACCTGAAGATCAGGTCCAGGACCTGCAGGAAGGTCGGGTTCGAGCAGGTGGTGTGCGTGGGCATCATCGTCGTCGGGGTAGGGCTTGTGGTCGTGGGCACCTCCAGCTCACTGAAGCAGATCATCCAGAGCTTGTGA